A window of the Fusarium poae strain DAOMC 252244 chromosome 3, whole genome shotgun sequence genome harbors these coding sequences:
- a CDS encoding hypothetical protein (BUSCO:5782at5125), whose protein sequence is MSRTPFSGFMGGSRGQQPPPPQQQQGYGGPRYNDPRQQQQPPQNYQSYQGGGGGSGYAEKPSRSGGRQVNLRVEKVTDKSLQSRMIYGNLCAVSPDDFPPNRDGSDLYILLQAGQPMGEYVVTAKPVDGFPQGCISLSDPQRSWAGITMRDVFRGEIYDPFAAGGKAYLGSVNLEIGFASPNKKTDVPYDEDELSKIFIETYQNQVLSPGQRILMDVRNIPLLVVVKTVSLTDLAMTSDDSSKKAQREPHARGILTTQSQVVFHRDAKGDFNLKPSMHKPNSNAILAPDFKFEDMGIGGLDDEFATIFRRAFASRIFPPGLIAKMGITHVKGLLLYGPPGTGKTLIARQIGKMLNANPPKVINGPEVLNKYVGQSEENIRKLFADAEKEYKEKGDESSLHIIIFDELDAVCKQRGSGSGGGTGVGDSVVNQLLAKLDGVDQLNNILLIGMTNRKDMIDDALLRPGRLEVHLEISLPDEAGRLDILKIHTAKMAANGLLDSSIDLDELAGLTKNFSGAEISGLVKAAASCAFSRHTEVGQLAAVKQDVASMNVKREDFMVALTEVRPAYGVSEAELMEAIRLGIYHYAPHIDMNIQQMMRVVGMVKEDPNKFSTSVLFHGPQGSGKTALAAHIAMQSGFPFVKMITPSDLVGYRDDFAKKDYIHKAFTDAYKSPASILILDDFERLIGWNPIGPRFSNTMLEALTTLIVSRPPKDHRLLVFVTTSKASVLKMLEIDGDFAKKVAVPGVSNLRELAAVLHESPEFEHDVNAAVNEIGRQTGSDSVGVGIKTILDCIFESKRDPNGQVVEAFVELVVGKIQELRM, encoded by the exons ATGTCCAGAACACCTTTCAGCGGATTCATGGGTGGCTCTCGAGGCCAACAGCCTCCTCCacctcagcaacagcaaggcTATGGTGGCCCTCGATACAACGACCCtcgacagcaacagcaacctCCTCAGAACTACCAAAGCTATCAAGGCGGCGGTGGTGGCAGTGGCTATGCGGAGAAGCCCTCGCGATCTGGCGGGCGCCAAGTTAACCTCCGAGTCGAGAAGGTCACAGACAAGTCCCTTCAGTCAAGAATGATCTACGGCAACCT GTGCGCTGTTTCTCCCGATGACTTCCCTCCCAACCGCGATGGATCCGATCTTTATATTCTGCTCCAAGCAGGCCAGCCCATGGGCGAATACGTTGTCACCGCAAAGCCCGTAGATGGGTTCCCTCAAGGCTGCATCAGTCTTTCAGACCCCCAGCGATCATGGGCCGGCATCACTATGCGAGACGTATTTAGAGGAGAAATTTATGATCCTTTTGCGGCCGGAGGCAAGGCGTACTTGGGCTCCGTCAACCTAGAAATCGGCTTCGCCTCTCCCAACAAGAAAACAGACGTTCCTTATGACGAGGACGAACTATCCAAGATCTTTATCGAAACATATCAAAACCAGGTGCTTTCTCCTGGCCAGCGTATTCTTATGGACGTCCGAAATATTCCGCTTCTTGTCGTCGTCAAGACGGTCTCTTTGACAGATTTGGCCATGACTTCAGACGACTCCTCCAAAAAGGCCCAACGAGAACCTCATGCTAGGGGTATCCTGACGACCCAGAGTCAAGTCGTCTTCCATCGTGATGCAAAGGGTGATTTCAACCTCAAGCCCTCAATGCACAAGCCCAACTCCAACGCCATTCTCGCACCAGACTTCAAATTCGAGGATATGGGCATTGGAGGTCTGGACGATGAGTTCGCTACCATTTTCCGTCGTGCATTTGCATCTCGTATTTTCCCTCCTGGCTTGATCGCCAAGATGGGTATCACTCACGTCAAGGGATTGCTGTTGTACGGTCCTCCAGGTACCGGAAAGACATTGATTGCCCGACAGATTGGAAAAATGTTGAACGCCAACCCTCCCAAGGTCATCAACGGGCCAGAGGTTCTCAACAAATACGTTGGTCAGTCTGAAGAGAACATCCGAAAGTTGTTTGCCGATGCAGAGAAGGAGTACAAGGAGAAAGGAGACGAGAGTAGTCTTCACATTATCATCTTTGACGAGCTTGACGCTGTCTGTAAGCAGCGAGGCTCCGGATCTGGTGGAGGCACTGGTGTTGGCGACAGTGTGGTGAACCAGCTTCTTGCCAAGCTGGATGGTGTGGACCAGCTCAACAATATTCTTCTGATCGGAATGACCAACCGAAAAGACATGATCGATGATGCTTTGCTGCGACCCGGTCGTCTTGAGGTCCACCTCGAGATCTCACTTCCTGATGAGGCAGGCCGACTCGACATTCTCAAGATTCACACTGCCAAGATGGCTGCGAACGGACTGTTGGACTCTAGCATTGATTTGGATGAGTTGGCTGGCTTGACCAAGAATTTTTCAGGTGCCGAGATCAGTGGTCTGGTCAAGGCAGCTGCATCCTGTGCATTCTCACGACACACTGAAGTTGGTCAGCTTGCTGCTGTGAAGCAGGATGTTGCCAGCATGAACGTGAAACGTGAGGATTTCATGGTAGCTCTTACCGAGGTGCGACCTGCCTACGGTGTCTCGGAGGCTGAATTGATGGAGGCTATCCGCTTGGGTATTTATCACTATGCACCTCATATCGACATGAACATCCAGCAAATGATGCGTGTTGTGGGCATGGTTAAGGAGGACCCGAACAAGTTCAGCACATCAGTTCTTTTCCACGGCCCTCAGGGATCTGGAAAGACAGCTCTGGCTGCACACATCGCTATGCAATCAGGATTCCCCTTTGTCAAGATGATCACACCCTCAGACCTGGTCGGATACCGCGATGACTTTGCCAAGAAGGACTATATTCACAAGGCCTTTACAGATGCGTACAAGTCGCCTGCCAGTATTCTAATTCTGGATGACTTTGAACGTCTCATCGGATGGAACCCTATCGGACCCCGTTTCTCCAACACCATGCTGGAAGCATTGACGACTCTGATCGTCTCCCGACCTCCCAAGGACCACCGCCTTTTGGTTTTCGTCACCACTTCCAAGGCTTCAGTGCTGAAGATGCTTGAGATCGATGGTGATTTTGCGAAGAAGGTGGCTGTTCCTGGCGTCTCTAACCTGCGTGAGCTGGCGGCAGTCCTGCATGAGTCGCCCGAATTCGAACATGATGTTAATGCCGCAGTTAATGAAATCGGTCGACAAACAGGATCGGACAGCGTT